The sequence below is a genomic window from Wyeomyia smithii strain HCP4-BCI-WySm-NY-G18 chromosome 1, ASM2978416v1, whole genome shotgun sequence.
AAATAATATCTAtatgtatattagctgtcttcataATTGTTGATTGCGACGATTTTTTTGTCACAACAGATGATTGCGACGATATTTTGCTGGagcttgttgataattttgtttaacatttcTTCTTATGTTTCCGTGTTATAGAACTTATGAAATGGCTTCGGAGAGTGTTAAATAAGGCAATCCCATTCAtcatgataacgtaagtattgttggatttggtttttaaaGAAATGGAGTGATTTCTGATttagacgcattacgagaaattcttggtgcttcttcaacaacaacgatacgccagccacagacagacgtccatgcaagaacaacattgatcaaaatttccgtgtaaattttttcgtggtgcacgaggctggcggtactggtagcgctatctggttacggattgctactacaaaaaactttacacaagtttggaactcagcttggacgtctgtctgcgcgCCAGCCTTGTCAAATAAATGCTGTTTGCAAAAAAAGCACTACAGATACAATATGGCCAAGTGTAAACGagattctttcgagtgttgccAAATATATCtctataaaaaaattaagggGAGGCTGAGAATGAAGATgcgtaaatcactgaacaaacgaatttattctgtctgcggactctgtaacctttgtTACTAAAAATCCCTCTAATAAcggtgtttagtcccacgtcaccatttcatacaaccctagggctgcaaaccttgtagtatttaatcAATCGACGATCCACTGTTGCATTTCAGTCTTAAACTTTTTATAAACTTGAGCACGCTGCTTCCGGAAGaagaatcagtttttttttcgtacaaCGAAATCCATTTGCAAATAGTTGAAAAAGCTTTTCCATAGATCCTTGCCAACTACTTTCGGGACATTCCGAGAAAATAATAACCATATAATGAATAATATACCGCGTTGTAGGAAGCATATTTTCAACGAACGCATAACATCTAGTCATTCAGGTGAGTTATGCTCGGTTTGGTTTGTTATACTCGGTAACACATGGCTCGAAAAACTGTCCTTCAGCTGTGATAATTCGATATTTGggttcatattttaatttatttaccaaatctaaaataaaagcattaagtctgtattacactctttgaccaatggtcaaatatttgaccttttgacataatggtaaaatttatttgacaacATTATTgatgtttgcccgtgtttgccacattaaaaaattggagagtgacaaacaattgatcaaatttttatctgtcaaaaagtgacaaatatttgacgcttggtcaaagagtgtaatacagtagagatggtcgggtttgatgtttttcaaacccgtacccgacccgaacctgaATTTTTCTTCGGTCGAAACCcaagcccgacccgaacccgaaacttttttttcgttcaaacccggatccgacccgaacccgaaaattttattactTTGAAGCCCGAACCCGacatttcatagattttatagtcgggtttcgggttttcatacccaaacccgacttgaacccgacattttcaaacccaaacccgacccgaacccgaaaatatttttttcacaaaacccgaacccgacccgtacccgacactttcaaaaattttcaaacccgaacccgatccgagcccgtcgggtacgggtcgggctcgggttctGGGttcgaaaacccgaaacccgaccatctctataaTACAGCCTTTACTAAAATTGATCTGCCTGATTGACTTGGAAGTACACTCTATTGCTAGCAGCCAACGTGATCTACCTTATCGACTGTGCTTCATGCAGCAAAGAGTGTGTTTAATTTTGTTGCTCCACGAGAACAGTGATGCCACACATTCTCTGTATTTTTCCAAATGGGAAACACATTTTCAGTAAAATGCATTCGTTtatctgtttatttttttcgcagaatacaaattaaaaattgaaaaaagatatttgtaattcaaaaaataaaaatgtacatATAATTTTTTCGTTAAGGATCAGTGAGTAAGTTTAGCCAGAGAGACAGTCTGTTGCCCGCCCACGCCCCTGCGCGGATACTATAAGCGAATGGCAAACAAAAGTAAACACCGAACCCGAACGTGAACGATCAGATCAGAGCAGTCTGCCGTCGTCGTGTCGACTTGTGGTGTGGTGGCTGTGTTTGCGTTCGGATTGGTTGCCGCTGGCGACAAATATCACCGAAAAATTCCGTAATAACGTTCACCTGTACATCTAGTGAGTTATTTAGCCGTTGATTTGCAAATTTTGGAATATAGTTGTGTGTAAGTGAGTGTTTTTTATAAGGCTGTTTAAAGGAATTTCGTTCCCATTAGCGTAGCATAATGGATCTCACCTAACGAGAGAGGCTATCCAGTTATTCCAGTTCAGAAGTCGTTGACCTACTTCGATCGACTGCACACGTCATTCTGTTGCTTTGCTGGGCCTTCGTGTATTCTAAtacgtttttgtttgttttggttttgcggAACAAACTTCCGAAAACAAATCCAAGCAACCTTATGAAACGTCGGTTTCATTCTGCTGTTGTTATTTAGTTTGTAGCCAGGAAGTAGGCTGCAAatcaattgtttatttttttctttgctatGGCAACTTAAATCGTGCTTAACACTTTGCATAcgacagtagcagcagcagcagcagtttgcTCAAGGAGAAATCGGTGATCTTAAGCTCGCGTTTTCGCTTTCAATTTAATGCTTGTCATCATGGGTGCAAATTTACTTATTCCATCCACGATTTATCGTCATAAATTTAAACCaaatttgctttatttttcAGATTCGGTTTCACTATTGTCTCAACAGAAGCGCATTGTATTCTGACTACAATCTGTTAGGCAACACAGCTACCAGTTAAACATAGTTACTAGCGAGTAATCGATTGCGAACACAAAACAACAACTGTGCAACACTAAGCGGTTTCTCACGTCGAAAAACGCAGTCAAACTGCGTTGCACAATGCCACAACCCCCGCTGCTGGCTACCTTGCACGACGGCGTGGGAAGTGAGGATTGAATTTGGTTTGTTTACCATTTGCTGGAACGCAAAAGTTTGCTCCACTTCGCTCGAGCAAGATCAACAGCCAACAAAGGATGGCCACCGTAGTCGCACCATCTAGTTCCGTTGGAGCAAGCCTGATCGTAGCCTCGAAGGGTGCCGTTACAGGTGGCAACAGTGCCGAAGAGGGCAAGGAGCTAAACAGTATAGTATTCGAGTCGTTCAGCCACACCGGAACCATTCTGAAGGGACTCAACGAGCTGCGGATCAAGGGCGTACTGGTAGATGTGGCACTGCGAGCTGATGAGAAAATCTTTCGGGTGAGTATCAATTGATGGTCGTTAGACGAGGTGCTGCTACATGTGGAAAATGACGAATTATCGTTCAGGATAATTTGCTCAATATAAAATCTCGGTTGTTTATTCAGGATCAAGTTTGCGATcttattaaaaacaaaacggTACAGCATGGCAAATCGTGTCAGAAACTAGGAATATTcatcgaaaaaatatgaaatacgCTCTGCTGCTTAGGTGGCATAACAATAGACAATTTTAACTCTGTTCGAGTGCCTAAGCAACTAACCGATAAGTTCTACTGTTTATAATTATTAACAGGCTCACCGTGCCGTCCTGTCCGCGTGCAGCGAGTACTTCCGGGCGATGTTCTCGAGCCACACGCGCGAATCCCGGCTGAGTGAGATCAACCTGTCCAACGTGTCCCCGCTGGGGATTGAACTACTGCTGGACTACATCTACACTGCCAAGCTGACGCTGAACCTGGCTAACATTCAGGAGGTCCTGTCGGCTGCCAGCTACATCCAGCTGGAGTCGGTCGTCGAGGCGTGCCTCAACTATCTCGACCAGCAGCTCGATCTGGACAACTACATCGATGTGCTAATCATTTCCGAAATGTACTCGCTGAAACGGCTGAATCACAAGGTGTATCGTTTCATCTGTCATCACCTGAATGTGATTTCCAAATCAGCGGAATTTTTCCGACTGAGCGAGCGACAAATCGAGCTAATTTTGGCAGGGGATTACCCGGTAACCTGTACAGAAATTGAGGTGCTGGGAATTTTACTGCGCTGGATTCAGGTGAACTGTGATGAACCACGATGCGACCCGGCTGCCAACTATCGACAGTTGATTCGCAATCATATACGCTTTATGGATATTTCCCTGCAGGAACTGTACAACCTGCTCTGCTCGGATGAATTTCAGTTTCGTTGGATTGATAGGTGAGTTTGAATGATTtcatttctgaatatttttttttgaaacaacttcgATTTCAGATACGAACTGTACGACTTCATCATGAAGATTGGGGAGCAACAGTGCATCAAGTATAAAATTTCTCCCCTGAATAAGATCCAGAACTACCGTGGGTTAGAGCTGGCGATTATCAAAATTGGGGGCTTTGATCTGTCTGGAATTACGAATGAAATCACGTACTGTTTTCCGGGAAGTTCCTGTCCCAATCAAGTTGGGAAAATCAAGCTGATCCGGAATCGTTCCCTAGGCGAAGCTAGTTCCAGTCAGACGGCTGTTCCGAATGAACGTGGCTCGAAAGTCGCACCGTTAACCTCGTCGTTAGCCACCAAGCGTAAAGATGTGAAACTGAATGGTAAATGGCGCTACCTCACAACGATCCCCCACATTAAGCAGAGTAATTTCGGAGTGGTAGTGCTAAACAATCACCTGTACGTGATAGGCGGATGTTACGATATTTCACTAGAAGAGTACATCCATCCGTTCGGGTTTCGCTACTGCCCGATTAAAAATAAATGGGAAACGATAGCTCCCCTCCAGCAGGACCGTTGTCGCTTCTCGCTCAACGTAGTCGGCCATAGTCTAATCGCTGTTGGTGGTAACAGTGAAATGGATGATGATGGTGATCGATCGGTGTCAACCTGCGAGCAGTACGATCCGATAGCTGATAAATGGACCTACATTGAATCACTGCCAGAGTACCGAACTCAACATGCTGGAGCTGCGTTCGGTGCTACGCTTTATGTATCTGGTGGATTGGATCTCTACAGTGGGGTACTTGGGACGCTCTGGAGCTACTACAGTTTCAACGAGAAGTGGGAAAAGTTAGCGAATATGTTGCATCCTCGGGCGGACCATGTGATGTTCACCATCAACCGAAAGCTGTACGTCTGCGGCGGTTGGTACGAGGTTAACGGACAGCGCGTCCTGGCCGACAGTATCGATTGCTATGATCTGTTTAGTAAATCACCAGCCTGGCATCGGGTAACGCAAATTCCTACCCCCAAGTATCATGCGGGAATCGTTGCAGTGCAGGAGAAAATCTACATCATCGGTGGGTTCGGATCCGATGACATTTTTCGCCACACAGCCGCCAGCATTGAGTGCTACAATGTTGCCGAGGATCGGTGGTACAGTTTGAAAAAGTATCCCAAAAACGTTTGGGAGCATACGTGTGCGAATTTGTATATTCCGAAGTATCGGGACGATATGGAGGTTATCGACGACAATGGgggcgatgatgatgatgatgacgacgaaGACGACGAAGATGATGACGAGGAAGAGGAAAAGAATGACAGGGACGATGTGCTCGACGATGAAAGTGATAATGCTAACAGTAGCGCCATTTAGAAGAGAATTTCAACGTAAAAGAAGCTCTCTGCGGTTTAGGATAAGTCCGTACGAAAAGTACAGGAGATATTTATTAAATTATATTCGTTGGTTATCTGTGTACATCTACTGGGAAAGAAATGCCTACTAAATGAAAGcaactataatattttttaacatacTTTTATTATTCTATTTTACTATAATCTCTTTCTGGAGGAATGCATTCCTCCGTTTTTGTTTCCACAAACTACCGCTTCCATGCCCGCTCAATAATCCAGTCAAGATAGCTGGAAACACGAGTGTAAATTCCGGCGTAATTTTCGTCTCCACAACCGGGCCCGGTGGAAACCAGCCCAACCAGATAGAACTTATTGTCCTGCGCAAGTACCAACGGACCACCGGAGTCTCCTTCGCAGGTATCGGTCGCAACACGATCCGAGTTAAGCTCACCCAGGGCACAAATTTGTTTATCGGTGAGATTGAGCGGATAACCGCCGGCTGTGAACCGGGCTTGGCAAGTGCTTCGTAATACCGGATTGACTGTTCCTTTCAGCAACGAGTTTGGTAGATTTTctgcaattaaaaaaatcatgttagCTGAGAGCTGATTTCCTGACAGTTGATTCATATTTCACCTGCATTATCTTTACCCCATCCCATCAGGGTTAAATTCGCCGACTCCGGAAGATCGATCAACGATGTGTACAGACAAATCGGTTGAACTTGGTCGTTCATCGTGACTGGGTCTCGCAGTTCAATCAGCGCGATGTCGTTTTGTTTGCTCAGGTGACTGTAATCCTTGTGCCGATAAATTTTTGCAATGTTATAAGTATCGGCCAGAGAGTCGTCCGCTTGGTTTGTCCCTAGGCGAATGGACAGGGGTTTCCCAGACCGGAAACAGTGCGCTGCCGTCAGTAGAAACCGATTGGAAATCAGCGAAGCTCCACACCGTGTCCGTACGTCGGCATACACAACCAAAGCCATGAACGGGAACTCGCCAACTTTAGCCTCGGTGACCACACCGACCGCGTGGTCCGCAATTCGGACTCCCGTCTTTCGTACCGAGGCGCACGCCTCATTGACGACACGTGCGGATGAATCGAACGTTGCGTTCGGAACCGGCGCACAGCAGATTACCGGAACTTTGTCTTCTAAAAACTCGCAGTGTGACTCCCCCGCTCGGTAGCTCGCCATACAATCGGATGTTCTGCGGCAAACACCGGTGTTGCCGTTTTTCAGCGGACACGGGTCTTTTTCTGCGAAGGGTATAGTAAGCGATTTGTGAAATTCTTTGTCagtttgatttattttgcataacaataataataaacaaCAATTCTCATAAGCTGAAGGACAGTGTGAGCGGGTTCGTTGCTTAAACATCTACTTCTACTTGGTTTCCCAACACTTTACGATGCCCCACGCTCAGGAAGGCCAAATAAAGCAGTCACAGAATGTTGAAGTGTTgattatttgtttttgtttggatTTGCAAGACAAAATATTCATCGACTATCTAAAACATGGTAAAACAATCAAGAAATAATTGAGAGAATAAAAAAGTGctctttcaccaagacaacgGTCCCGCACATTCTGCTCGCGATATGACCGAGAAATTGAAAGAATCGTGCTACGATCTGGCAAGCATTCAACTCGAATGAAGAAGTAGAAACAAACGACTATTTTAAAGGCTTTGGCGCGCAGTACTATATCGGATTTTAAAAGAACTGCTGACATAAGAACATTACTCCAGATGGAGATTAtatcgaaaaataaaaatttttg
It includes:
- the LOC129726949 gene encoding kelch-like protein 26, encoding MATVVAPSSSVGASLIVASKGAVTGGNSAEEGKELNSIVFESFSHTGTILKGLNELRIKGVLVDVALRADEKIFRAHRAVLSACSEYFRAMFSSHTRESRLSEINLSNVSPLGIELLLDYIYTAKLTLNLANIQEVLSAASYIQLESVVEACLNYLDQQLDLDNYIDVLIISEMYSLKRLNHKVYRFICHHLNVISKSAEFFRLSERQIELILAGDYPVTCTEIEVLGILLRWIQVNCDEPRCDPAANYRQLIRNHIRFMDISLQELYNLLCSDEFQFRWIDRYELYDFIMKIGEQQCIKYKISPLNKIQNYRGLELAIIKIGGFDLSGITNEITYCFPGSSCPNQVGKIKLIRNRSLGEASSSQTAVPNERGSKVAPLTSSLATKRKDVKLNGKWRYLTTIPHIKQSNFGVVVLNNHLYVIGGCYDISLEEYIHPFGFRYCPIKNKWETIAPLQQDRCRFSLNVVGHSLIAVGGNSEMDDDGDRSVSTCEQYDPIADKWTYIESLPEYRTQHAGAAFGATLYVSGGLDLYSGVLGTLWSYYSFNEKWEKLANMLHPRADHVMFTINRKLYVCGGWYEVNGQRVLADSIDCYDLFSKSPAWHRVTQIPTPKYHAGIVAVQEKIYIIGGFGSDDIFRHTAASIECYNVAEDRWYSLKKYPKNVWEHTCANLYIPKYRDDMEVIDDNGGDDDDDDDEDDEDDDEEEEKNDRDDVLDDESDNANSSAI